A genome region from Hevea brasiliensis isolate MT/VB/25A 57/8 chromosome 7, ASM3005281v1, whole genome shotgun sequence includes the following:
- the LOC110665161 gene encoding probable E3 ubiquitin-protein ligase XERICO: MCLSNLPASSEGVICVVVMNTALSISIFKGIVRSVLHIVDNRLAPFSSSSSSILFPDYSDTESLEFPLHSSDDCVRELRSRRPAKRFDAVSSCKQPQNDCPVCLTQFKPDSEINCLSCGHVFHKACLEKWLDYRKVTCPLCRSPVMPEEEDTSCSW; this comes from the coding sequence ATGTGTCTCTCAAATCTTCCAGCCTCATCTGAAGGAGTAATCTGTGTGGTTGTGATGAACACTGCCTTATCAATCTCCATTTTCAAAGGGATAGTCCGGTCGGTCCTTCACATTGTTGACAACCGCTTAGCACCCTTCTCCTCATCATCATCTTCAATCCTCTTTCCAGATTACAGTGACACCGAATCATTGGAATTTCCTTTACATTCATCAGACGATTGCGTTAGGGAGCTCCGAAGCAGGAGGCCTGCAAAACGATTTGATGCAGTGTCTAGCTGTAAACAGCCTCAAAATGACTGCCCAGTTTGCTTGACTCAATTCAAGCCAGACTCGGAGATAAATTGCTTATCCTGTGGCCATGTTTTTCATAAGGCGTGCTTGGAGAAGTGGTTGGATTATCGGAAAGTTACTTGTCCGCTTTGCAGGTCTCCTGTGATGCCTGAAGAAGAGGATACATCTTGCTCTTGGTAA